One part of the Cellvibrionales bacterium genome encodes these proteins:
- a CDS encoding diguanylate cyclase response regulator, producing MTTDASHPLRILLAEGNALDRAILARALRDQNHSTYVTEAPSLEAAYAALSTHCFDVILVGHQWHDGDAGHLLLQVQSIPEDKPAVIVVGHDNDDALAERYIDEGAQAYLLHEEIHSRTLFCAIAQARQHAHQLEALKQEAAFLKAQAEHDALTGLYNRRVFDQTLNTCLAQACRYRRQFALLMLDLDQFKRINDTLGHCAGDALLQQVAGRLCNLIRDSDTACRIGGDEFAILLPEIINPRQPAVLAERLAESLREPVQTGNGNVLVTASIGVAIYPDNGTTTETLMHNADLAMYRCKGRDTYTSSQSCNASDLQDQSITH from the coding sequence ATGACCACTGATGCGAGCCATCCTCTAAGGATTTTGCTAGCCGAGGGCAATGCCCTCGACCGTGCGATTTTGGCGCGCGCACTGCGCGACCAGAACCACAGCACTTATGTCACAGAAGCCCCCAGCCTAGAAGCCGCGTACGCCGCGCTCAGCACCCACTGTTTTGATGTCATTCTTGTAGGGCATCAGTGGCACGACGGCGACGCGGGCCATCTGTTGCTACAAGTGCAGAGCATTCCTGAAGATAAGCCAGCAGTCATCGTGGTCGGTCACGATAATGACGACGCATTAGCCGAGCGCTACATAGACGAAGGTGCCCAAGCCTATTTGCTACATGAAGAAATTCACTCACGCACACTCTTCTGTGCCATCGCGCAGGCACGACAACACGCACATCAATTAGAAGCACTTAAACAGGAAGCGGCTTTTCTCAAAGCCCAGGCCGAACACGATGCACTCACTGGCTTATACAACCGGCGTGTGTTCGATCAAACATTGAATACCTGCTTGGCACAGGCCTGTCGTTATCGTCGCCAATTTGCCTTGCTTATGCTTGATCTCGACCAGTTCAAGCGAATCAACGACACGCTGGGGCATTGCGCCGGTGATGCCCTGCTGCAGCAAGTGGCGGGAAGACTGTGCAACCTAATTCGCGACTCCGACACCGCTTGCCGCATCGGTGGCGACGAATTCGCCATCCTACTACCTGAAATTATCAACCCGCGCCAACCTGCTGTGCTGGCGGAACGCCTGGCTGAATCGTTGCGTGAACCCGTACAAACTGGCAACGGCAATGTGCTAGTGACGGCCAGCATCGGCGTGGCCATCTACCCCGACAATGGCACCACCACAGAAACTTTGATGCATAACGCTGACCTCGCTATGTATCGCTGCAAGGGTCGCGACACCTATACCTCCTCACAATCCTGTAACGCTAGCGACCTACAAGACCAAAGCATCACCCACTGA
- a CDS encoding coniferyl aldehyde dehydrogenase, with protein sequence MANTPLEQLPILLDRQRRAFEREAVVSLENRISRIDRVIALLVDNQQILCEATSEDFGHRSSHQARMADIFGSLNSLKYAKKNVKRWMKPEKRHVDPPLNFLGAKAAIHYQPKGVVGAIATWNFPVWVPMSPLGSIFAAGNRCMLKLSEFTPHTSDLLQQLIEKYFDPEELTAVTGEQDVGTAFSALPFDHILFTGATSVGKHILRAAADNLVPVTLELGGKSPVVVGRDADLKKAAKAIAIGKALNMGQVCLSPDYILVHHLAMNELIAELENAFAELFPTIRDNPDYTSIINARHHARLQSYIDDAKAQEGEVRVVNPANESFAMQKDGIHKIPPTLIVEPKESMKVMQEEIFGPLLPMRSYQHIDDAIDYINAHPRPLALYIFSDDAREKERVLSRTISGGVTVNDVIQHVSCEDMPFGGVGASGMGNYHGIEGFKTFSHARSVYTQSKINMMQLMGMKPPYTDKVNKILDAMIKK encoded by the coding sequence ATGGCTAATACCCCGCTGGAGCAACTGCCTATTTTACTGGACCGTCAACGCCGCGCGTTTGAGCGCGAAGCCGTAGTGTCTTTAGAAAATCGAATAAGTCGAATTGATCGCGTTATTGCTTTGCTAGTCGATAACCAACAAATTTTGTGTGAAGCAACTTCGGAAGATTTTGGTCATCGTTCGTCGCACCAAGCGCGCATGGCCGATATTTTTGGTTCACTCAATTCACTGAAATATGCGAAAAAAAATGTAAAGCGTTGGATGAAGCCAGAAAAGCGCCATGTGGATCCGCCGTTAAATTTTCTTGGCGCGAAAGCGGCAATTCACTATCAGCCCAAAGGTGTGGTCGGCGCGATTGCTACATGGAATTTTCCAGTGTGGGTGCCAATGAGCCCCTTGGGTTCTATTTTCGCAGCGGGCAACCGTTGTATGTTGAAATTGTCAGAATTTACGCCGCACACATCGGATTTGTTGCAACAATTGATTGAAAAATATTTTGATCCAGAAGAATTGACTGCAGTGACGGGTGAGCAAGATGTGGGTACTGCTTTTTCGGCACTGCCGTTTGATCACATACTATTCACGGGTGCGACCAGTGTGGGGAAACACATTTTGCGCGCGGCGGCAGATAATTTAGTGCCAGTGACCTTGGAGTTGGGCGGTAAATCCCCTGTAGTGGTTGGGCGCGATGCTGATTTGAAAAAAGCTGCCAAAGCGATTGCGATTGGCAAGGCGCTGAACATGGGGCAGGTGTGCCTCTCGCCGGATTATATTTTAGTGCATCACTTGGCTATGAATGAGTTGATCGCCGAGTTGGAAAATGCGTTTGCCGAATTGTTTCCCACTATTCGTGACAATCCAGATTACACATCTATCATCAATGCGCGCCATCACGCACGCTTGCAAAGTTATATTGATGATGCCAAAGCACAAGAAGGCGAAGTGCGCGTGGTCAATCCTGCCAATGAAAGTTTTGCCATGCAGAAAGATGGCATACACAAAATTCCGCCAACACTCATTGTTGAGCCTAAAGAATCCATGAAAGTCATGCAGGAAGAAATTTTTGGACCTCTATTGCCGATGCGAAGCTATCAGCATATTGATGATGCGATTGACTATATCAATGCACATCCGCGCCCTTTGGCTTTGTATATTTTTTCAGATGATGCGCGCGAGAAGGAGCGGGTGTTGTCGCGCACGATTTCAGGTGGTGTGACGGTGAACGATGTGATCCAGCATGTCAGCTGTGAAGACATGCCGTTTGGTGGTGTTGGTGCCAGTGGTATGGGGAATTATCACGGCATTGAGGGCTTTAAAACTTTTAGTCATGCGCGTTCGGTGTACACGCAATCCAAAATCAACATGATGCAGTTGATGGGGATGAAGCCTCCCTACACTGACAAAGTGAATAAAATTTTGGATGCGATGATTAAAAAATAG